CACCTGCGTGAGCACATATCGAACGGGCAAGTTGTGTTCTGCCCCTATCCGCAATGTAAGAACAGACCCGAACTTCAATCCAAGAATGCAGTATCCATCCACATGTCACGATATCATGGTAGAGCCCAGTCTGCACATGTGGAGCAAACTATGAGTGACAGAGTTCACGAGAGCGAATTTGTTTCTGAAGCTGAAACTTCTCAGAGCGATCTTGGGCTGGAGATTGAAAATACAAGTACAGGCATGACTGAAGATGTGGATATGGATATTTGTGAAAATGAGTTGGTTGCACGGCTGATCTTACAAGGAACAACAAAGCTGCACATCCCGTCCACTACAATGAACAAGATATTAAAGGATGTTGCTTCTATTGTCGAACTTAAAATGGATCAAGTAAAGAAGAAAGTGTGTGACCGCTTTGAGAGCAATTCAGAAGACTCTGGACAGAGCTTGAAGGAAGGCATCCTTTCAGATCTGGAGCAAAATATGCCTTTTAATTCATGCAGACAGAATGGCGAGTTGTCGTCACAGCACCTGCAAATGAAGTTCTTCAAGGAACATTTTGGATATACTGAACCAGTAGCAATTTCTCTAAGAAGTGACCAGAGGGAACATGGTACAATGCACTATGTACCACTGACAGTGACCATGCAACGAATGTTACGCGACCCTTCTGTGACTTCACAATTGGAGGCACTGAACAGCAGAAGCGATGCTGGCATGTCATTCTCCGATTTCACTGATGGGTCACTTTTTAAGGACGCAGACATTTCCTTTTCAAGTAATGAAATACAACTGATGCTGTATCAAGACTCCTTTGAGGTTGTGAATCCACTTGGCTCTGCAAAGCAGAAGCACAAGGTATTAGGGGTATACTTCACACTAAGGAACCTGAAGCAGAATAACCGCTCAAAGGTGGATCAGCTTCAGCTTTGCCTCTTTTGTACTGAGAAGCTGTTGAAGAAGTTCGGCCACAGAGAAGTATTCGGACGATTAGTTGCAGAAGTGAAACAACTTGTGATATCTGGCTTGAGTGTTGATAACAAACATTACAaattcaagctttctttcatcCTTGGTGACAACTTAGGTGCCCACCAGATCGGTGGGTTTCTAGAATCATTCAGTGGTGAATACTTTTGCAGATTTTGCTTAATTACCAGGAAGGAATTTCACGACTGCGCAACCTCAAGTGGTGAAATCCGAACACCAGAGAACTATGCTGACTGTGTGGCTCACTTGAACGACACAGGCGCCGCAAACAATAAAGGTGTTAAATTCGAGTCCTTGTTTAATGAGGTACCAGGATTTCACGTGTGCAGAGGACTTCCACCTTGCCTAGGCCATGATGTCTTGGAAGGCGTTATCAGTTACGATGTTGCCATTTTTTTGCGTTATTTTCAAAGCAAGGGATGGTTTTCCGTAAACCTTCTTAATGCCCGCTTGGAGAAACTCCGACTACAAGGTCACGACGCTGCAGACAGGCCTCCAGCACTCAAGGAAGGATTTAAGACACTTGGTGGTCAAGCTGCTCAAAACTGGATTTTTTTAAGGTTCCTGCCTGTCCTTTTGGCAGATATTATTGATCCTACAGACGAGGTGTGGCAACTCTTCCTTCTGCTTCGTGATATTGTGAACCTCGTTTGTGCAAGGAAGATCTCACAGACTCAAATATTGTACTTGAACGAGCTCATTCAGCTGTACCTTGAACTTATTACAGAGCTATTTCCAAGAGTGACATTGAAACCGAAACATCACTTCCTGTTACACTACCCAGAACTGATTTTGAAGTATGGCCCACTGATCTGGCTGTGGACGCTACGATTTGAGTCCAAGCATTCATACTCAAAGAAGGTGGCAAGAGTTTCCAATAATTTCGTAAACCTGACATCGACACTGGCAAGGAAACACGAGCTGCTGCAGTGTTATCTCTCCACTGGTACCATGTTTGGAGCTGATGTCATCGTTACATCAACCAACTCTTCTCAGAAGCACACATTTCCTCACTACGTACTAGAATACTGCAGGTCAGCACTTCCTAGGCCTTCAGAAATGTGCCGGAGTGCGCAGTGTTTTGGCACGACTTACAGTGTGGGCCTTTATGTAGCCATCAGACGAGAAGAAATGGTGATTACATTTGCAAGGATAGAAGCTCTAGCTGTGCGCGAAGATGACAACCTCTTCTTGATTGTGACAGAAACACCAGTAAGACATCTTCATGAATTGGGTGTATATGCTGTCGAAGACGTTTCCGAAACAACTCCCTTGACCTGGGTGAAGGCTACAGACCTTCTGGACTACTATCCGTTGCCTCTGTACAGTTGCCTCAATTTCAAGACCCTTGTACTGAAACACAGTATATTTGATGACTATGCAACGGTGCCAAGTGCCACTTGATTTGAGTGCTCCAGTGGCAGGTTTGCATTCCGTAGAGTAAGTTAAGCTGAATGCCGCGGGCATACAGGGCAGGGTGTGCGCTTCCTCGCAATATATGCCctaattttctttttcgttaTTTGCGATGGGAAATCAGAACTTTTAGGTTTTGATAAACTTGCTTGCAGAAGCTCGGCTTCCTTTGTTATCCTAACTTGCAAGGTGCCAAGCCTGTGTTACATTTTTGCCGTTGCTTTCCGCAGTACAAGGCCGTCCAAGGTATGTGTGAGCTGTCTGCAGATATCAAATCAAGACTGAATCAACTTCTCCCAGACCTTTCGAGAGAAAAGGAAGCCCTGCTACATCAATGCCTATGGGACTTGGGAGTTCGCAGCACTGGTGATGTTACATATGTTCAAGAGAGGGAATTATCAACTATCCTAAACCCCATCCAAAGCAGGAAATTTTTGCACCTCTGGAATGATTGTAAGCAGGTGTACCATTCAGTGCATAggttgtgcaaaacagaagtgCTTCACTTGTACATTACTTAGCAATTTGTATTTGCAAATGATGTTGCAAGGTTACAAAGCCTGTATCTTTGAAATGCAGCTGTGGTAAATTTTGATTGCTGCTGTAGCACTATATTATTGTGCATTAACATGAAAATGTTTGATCACAATTATCTTGTGAGGTAAAGCTTGAAATTATAATTATATAATTTATTACTTTCAACTAACATTTGTGGCAAGAATGTTTTCGTATCCTTTGCATATTTATACAGCTGAGTAGGAAACATTTCATTTACTTTACGTTGAACTTCCAGTTGACAGCACTGCTCTAACTGTGTCACAACCTCCGGGCAACAACCCAGAGTCACAACTTCTGGAGAACGCACGACCGCCAGTGCCACAACGTGTCAGTGCTGACTGGCCAACAACATTTTCAATACCGTTTCATCGTGCAAACGCTGGCTTCCTGAGTGATTTGGAACAGAAAAAGCGCCCGAAAAAGAAACATCTGCTGGAATTTGTGCGGCTGGTGTGCAGTGACATTCACAATATTTGTGCCAGGCCAGGACGGGCAGCCCTTGCTGAAGTTGCCAGGCGGATTGTGGAGGCGCACCCAGTCTCACTGTCAGATACTCTAGGTGGAGCTGTTGTTGGCTCAGGGTATGACTCTTTGCGTGCAAAACTTGAGAACAGACTCGACAACCTAAATCGTGGCTCTGCGGAGGCAGTGCCGGTGGCACGTGCATCACACAGAAAACGTGTAGCCAGTGACAAGTGTGGTTGTATTGAATGGAACTGCTCCCCACCAGCAGGTGAGACTGCTGAAACACAAGAAGACAAAAGAGCTGAACTGGAAGAAATGTTTgccattgaaaatgcaagcCTTAGCCGTGCAATAGACATGATGCAGCAGACTTATTTTCTACAAAGGGAACACATCAATCAAGGACTATCAGTTTCTCAGGTCCAAGACAAATGGCCGTGGTTGTTAACGACTGAATGCCTACTCAATCATTTCAAGAGGCTCACTGGTATTGGTTGTAAAGAACGATTTAGTAATGCTATGTCTCAGAAGGTAAAGGCTGTACTTCAGTTCCTAACGACAAGTCAAAATGAAGAGGTGCAGAAGATCATGCAGTCTGTCAGTCAAGCCTTTCATGAATCTCAAACTCATTACGGAGAGCCCGTAGGGATGCTTCTTGGGACCATAGCAAGCTTGAATGAGGACTCGTCCTACCTCATTGTGGAGCTTGGGGTGAGATCGTTATTTGAAGCACAGTTGCATGATTCTTTACGCAATGAAATTCAATACTGGAAAGGGATGCTCCTGCTTCTTGCGTTAGTCTAGAGAATAGATTAAGGTGTTTGCTTTGTTTTGCTTGCCCAAGCTGGTTTCGGCACTGTTGAGGCTATGTGTACTGTCACTTTCTGTGTTTCCTTTCTCATTTACTATCGAGTTGGCTTTAGATCCAATTGAGCATGTGTTCCAGTGAGGCATACGTTCTCATCTGCAGTCAACGCATTCAGCTCTGTTTTACTTACGTCTGCAAGCTAATTTTTCTGCCAAGCTGAGCCCTGCGTCTAGCAGTGTGCTGCTAAAATTTTGAATGAATTAACCTTCGTTCCCAGTAACACAAACTGCCACACAACCTGCTGATTGCCAATTCTTGGCTGGCGTGGTCAATTTTGCCATTCCCATTcatgtgttttttgtttttttccagACCGATGTGCTTATCCAAGATGCTCCTCTTCCCCTGACACCAGTGATTGTGTGCTGGTAGGTGTCATACAATCTTTGGCTGTGGCGCGTTAGGGATATTTGTCTTATGATGTTCTGAAATGAAATTTGTCCGTAAGACCCGTCCCCCAGGTAACAATAAAAGATTACATTTTTATTATAACAGTTTTAGCACCAACTGTACAATTCGCTTGCTACAGTAATAGTCCTATCGGTATTGCAATAGGAGACCGCCAAAGAAGGTCATGACTTACGACTGGGCGGGGTGTTATGAGTGAAAGGCTTGTAATTCCCATCACAGTTCACAATTGAAAATACTATACTGTCAGTCAGTCTGAACCTACGAACGCATTTTCAGTGTCGAAGGATCTCTTGGAGTTGATCATGTTTCCTCTTCTGACAGGGAGCCCCTACACTTGCCGTACCTTCATGGTTGCAGCTGATCAGCAGATTGTGGTGACTGCTATCTCTGATTTTACAAATGCACTCTGCACCCTGATGGCTCTGTACTTCGTGTTCAACATCGCCTACCCTCGCCAGGCAGAAGCTACACTTGACTTCCTTCAGAGGTAAAATAATGTCAAATCACAAAATGAAGTTGCAAAAGTAACAGTTCAATAGTGCACATGTCTCTTGATTTTCGCCACGGTAACGTATGGGACTGCACAGGGCATGATTGTGGTGTAACCAATTTACGTCATTTTATACGTGAAAGAGTTTCCTGCAATTTCTCTCGAGAGCTTCTTGGGGTCTCAGTATAAATAGACATCTGTGATGtcacaaaaagaaggaaagcaaTAAGGCACGAAGAAATAGACAAAAAAAAGTTTTTGTAAAGACTAAGTGACTCAACAGAAAAagtagggccggttggtacaactCCATTTTTAGCGGCAAGAATAAGGACACTCGGTTAGACACTGAATAGGAAAGAACaggtcgcaactttcaaccacttTTACTGGAATGAGCCGAACATAAAACCAAATACAATCTTCTCATCCGTACCCTCCCCCTCTTCTGGCTGATTGGCGCAGTGTGCGGCGCTCAGGTATGGAAGAAGAGGGGGAGGGTACAGATGAGAAGATTGTATTTGGTTTTATGTTCGCTCATTCCAGTAAAAGTCGTTGAAAGTTGCGACCTGTTCTTTCCTATTCAGTGTCTAACCGAGTGTCTTTATACTTGTCGCTAAAAATGGACTAAGTGACTAGCTGACAACTTTGTTTGGCTGCacgtactgtgtttttccacgtTGCCCTTTGTTCTCACTTGCTTTCGGTATGACTCTCCACACGTTCATTCCCAGCCCTGCTCTAGCAATAACCTCTAAGGACTTGCAGTTGTTTACCCACACCTCGGGTCGTGCACTAAGATTTTTCTTCTTGTACACATTCCTTTTGGCACGTCATCAACCTAGCCTTTAAATACGATACCCACGAAAAGGGTGGTGCCCCTAAGAAGAACagtttgtgtccgaagtaataGCGGCTCCCCACTGAGGCTTTCTCTCATTTAGTGTTCAGTATTTTATATTATCGTTGTAAAGTAACTAAGCTACTTATCTCTCTTTTATACTTTTGATTTTTTACTGTGATTCTCCTTTTGCCGTCATAGTACTCATCACAAGCTGCAATCGGCTTATTAAAGATGTATTTCGTACAAGTTGTACTTCATCAGCATTTGCTTTGCAGGTGCTTCCTCCAGATAAATCCTGAAAGAGGAACAAAAGCCAAAAGCAAGAGGCGTGGACCTGGAGTTGTGACGCAAAAAGTGCTTTCATTTGTGGAAAAAATCAAGCAATATGAGGCTACGAGCTGGGTGTTTTGTTAAGACAACAACCTGTATGCATAAGTTTTTATTCCGACAGTCATTCCAATTACAAGCTGTAAGCGGAGACCATCACCACGCAGATGCTATGTCGGCTTACTTGGCTCATGCTGCTCCATTCTGACATTATCACAGTTATCATTCTAGCAACGCCTACAAGTACTAGTCTTATATTTGTTATACTTCTTTCACAATGTGTAGTTGAAGCGCAAAATGGGCGCACCCCTAAGACACAAGCAGCAACTCTTCAAATGACCCCGATGCAAGAAATTTCcaaatgaagaaaataaaatacataTTCATTTGTTGTTTCAGAAATAGGTTCCGTGTGGTTTCTGATCGGGTACAGGACAGCAAACTAGCGCAATCATTCCAGAAACATGCTCCAGTCCCAGTGTAACACCTTTTATGTACATGTAATTCCATGTTTCACTGGAAGCATTCCATGGAAGACACTGTACAGGATGTCTGTTTTTATTGGAAGCTGGACAGTTCACAAACACAGcaatgaaagaaaattggcaaTGTTTTGTGGTACTTGTAACTTTAGCAGGGGGCATTTTTCTGTTGGTAACACAAATACCACAAAAGTAGTGTCAGTCTTTCTTTTATAGCTCTGTCCGTGAAGTGTTCTGTTTTCAATAAAAATGGACACACTGttacacaaacaaaacaagcTTTCCGTAAATGTAACAGATAAACCGGTTACAACAACAGGTTCCGTCGTTGGGTTAAAACTGGCATTCTGTAAAAGCAACAGATGAGCCTGTTATATCAACAGCCTTCTGTTCTTGAGATAAAACAGGTCCTCCATTAAGCTAACAGGTAAGCCTGTCAGCTCAACAGCCGTGCGTTATTTAAAAAAACGTGAACCTCTGTAAAATAACAGCAGGATATGTTATATCGACAGACACCGTAATGCTTATTTAACGAAACACCCGTATTGCACAACGGAATGTCTGGGGTATAGATTTCCGGTAATTTTCCGTTGAAACAACAGAaaatttttctcagtgtaagGGGGAGACGCACAATAATAATGCGATTAATACTATTAA
This portion of the Ornithodoros turicata isolate Travis chromosome 3, ASM3712646v1, whole genome shotgun sequence genome encodes:
- the LOC135389427 gene encoding uncharacterized protein LOC135389427, with protein sequence MSDRVHESEFVSEAETSQSDLGLEIENTSTGMTEDVDMDICENELVARLILQGTTKLHIPSTTMNKILKDVASIVELKMDQVKKKVCDRFESNSEDSGQSLKEGILSDLEQNMPFNSCRQNGELSSQHLQMKFFKEHFGYTEPVAISLRSDQREHGTMHYVPLTVTMQRMLRDPSVTSQLEALNSRSDAGMSFSDFTDGSLFKDADISFSSNEIQLMLYQDSFEVVNPLGSAKQKHKVLGVYFTLRNLKQNNRSKVDQLQLCLFCTEKLLKKFGHREVFGRLVAEVKQLVISGLSVDNKHYKFKLSFILGDNLGAHQIGGFLESFSGEYFCRFCLITRKEFHDCATSSGEIRTPENYADCVAHLNDTGAANNKGVKFESLFNEVPGFHVCRGLPPCLGHDVLEGVISYDVAIFLRYFQSKGWFSVNLLNARLEKLRLQGHDAADRPPALKEGFKTLGGQAAQNWIFLRFLPVLLADIIDPTDEVWQLFLLLRDIVNLVCARKISQTQILYLNELIQLYLELITELFPRVTLKPKHHFLLHYPELILKYGPLIWLWTLRFESKHSYSKKVARVSNNFVNLTSTLARKHELLQCYLSTGTMFGADVIVTSTNSSQKHTFPHYVLEYCRSALPRPSEMCRSAQCFGTTYSVGLYVAIRREEMVITFARIEALAVREDDNLFLIVTETPVRHLHELGVYAVEDVSETTPLTWVKATDLLDYYPLPLYSCLNFKTLVLKHSIFDDYATVPSAT